Sequence from the Argentina anserina chromosome 7, drPotAnse1.1, whole genome shotgun sequence genome:
cttcttcttcttcttcttcttcttcttcttcttcttcttctctatcAGTTCCTTCTTCTCACTCCACCGACCTCCcatttctttcctttctcAAATATCTTCATCTTCACCACCAAATtaatcttttcttcttctccctgAAACTTCCACTTCCAACCTTACAGCAGCTGTCTCTGGACATGTGGACGTCACAGGGCAGAGCAGTACCAAGCTGAGGTGGAGACAAGTCGTCGCTATCGTCTGGAGAGCTGTGCCACTGCCTTAGAATTTCAATAGATCACACAACCACCTGGGTGGTGTTTCCGGCGAGCCTAAGGCTCGTGTTCACTTGGAATTAGCCTTGGCAATCCCTGGATTGCATCCTTACAAGTTTGATGGAAGTTTGGGGCCTAAAACTTAAGCTTATTGTGACTctttcaaaagaaaagataccaGCTGCAACTCCAGCAACTCCTTGCCCTTTCTGGGCAGTCACTGAGGTAAATACCTCCCCCATTTCTTTGATCAATGTTTTAGATGTAGTGGTGATGTGGGTAGAAGTCTGGTGTGGCTGAGTTGGAGTtagtttggtgatgttttggTTGCTGTGTTTGCTGTGGGACTGTGCTGGTTTTGTGTTTAGATAGTGAGAGTTAGAGTCATGTGGTCAGGAGGGTAGTGAGAGGTAGTAGTGGGAAGTTGTTTGAATGGTGAAGGGCTGTGCACAGTCCCACTGTGTTGAAGGTGAGtttttgagaatttgagtggtGAAAGGTGGTTAGTTTTAGTAAGGCCGATAACAAAATTGTGGAATGTTTGAGTTTAGAGTTTCAATTTGGTGAACTAGGGGTAGTGAGATTTCGGTTTGTTACGATTGGTGAGTTAGACCGAGAGGGTGGCCATAGTAAATTAGGAGCTTGTCTTTTTGGTTATTTTTAGAAAGGTAGAGGTAGGAGAAGAAGAACCTAGCTCTTTGGTTCATAAGAGGGTTGTAGGGTTGTCTTGGGTTATTTTCCTTACTAAGTGATTTTTGTTGTCACTTAGGTGTTTGAGGTGAGATGAGTTTTCATACTTGGTGAATTAGAAATTGGAGCAAGCTTTAAGGTGAGTAAGTCTCACGTTTGGTCTAGTTACCCTTGGCGGTAACTAGATGTGTGAACTTacattttgtatatttttacttgttgtgAGATTGCAATATAAATGTGTATAGATTTGGAGATTTATATACgtatatctaaatggtaatatgatatatatgcatacaTATGATTTAGTCTTAGTGGCGGCCTAAGTGGCAAAATGTATTTCAATGTTCTGCCTTTGTGGCGGTCTTAGTGGCATAGTGTTAAAACCACTCCTTGACCGGTTGTGGGGATGATCatctagagctctagtattatTGTCATTCTTCTGGGTGCGACTTGAGGGTCGTATTAACTCAAAATGATATGCTTGTGTTGCGATATGTGATTTGTGAATTGTGATTATACTTGTGTTGCGATATGTGGCATTTGTTGTGGCATTGGTTGCGTGTTTGACGTTATTAGTGTTGTgatgataatgttgttttatatatatttctgagtttagaaatatgttacattatccttgagtatttcttttagtttactcataccagctTTGTAGCTGACCaggttgtgtttacaatcctggtgtacGATTATTAGTGCAGGGGGTAGCACTGCAGGTACATTGTAGTTGTAGAGGCGGAAGGAGTGAGCAACGTAACATCAtgatgttgtttttggttctgttcattttcttattttggtgAGGACTTATGAGAGTTGACTACTGTACAATTTACACTCGTGTAATTACGTGCTGTTACAGTTTGTAATCTAAGTGTTTTGTTAAACTTGGAAAAGATATTCAGCTACTGTaacataatttcatttattaaaGTTATATCAGAGTGTTAGCATCcacaaattcgaaattttattgtTATGAATTTAGAGATGTTACAAATTCAACAAGCTCGCCATTTCTCGAGATTTTACAAATTTCAGTTTATCATCCTTTTTGAAGTGCAAACCATGTGTTTATGTATGGATCATAATTCTGATAAGTTTGATTGTGTACATTATACATTAAAATTCTTCggttatattattttttattgttacaTGGGTTAATCGAGAGAGAGCCGATCAGCTCCCTATAGTACgaacgaattcataagtaaTGAAATCTTGAGAGTTTGATTCACGATCCCCATCCAGACTAGGTTTAGCCGTTTAGGCATCGAGCCAATGCCCAGTGCCGTGCTGGATTTTCGAAATATGtgattattatttaaaaagaaaatgccTATATTTTTATCTCTCAAATTGACACTTAAACCTCTTTAATGAGTGAACCTCCAATTTGTTTTTACAATGAGAAGATTTAAATACAACTTCTTTCTCTTAATACAAACCCACTTCTTAATACACTACCAATGCAAAATTTCATGTCAATTCTTCTCTGAATGCACACCTCAAAAATACCAAAATTACCCTTCATCTATATATcatgaaatattttattatttagtataattataatttaactaaTATAGATATTTTAATCTTTCATGTTTTCTGCTAGAAATGTTTGACATCATATATAAACTTATTATTCAGTAGTGAAGTCTTGTAACCCAACGTCTCAACTAAACTTATTATTCAATTCACATGCAATACTTGTTCAATaaggttgaaagaaaaaccaaaatctGATATAAAAATAGCCAATTGTTTTTAATATAAGTTGAACCACTAAGCTAACAAACTTAAAAGTACGTTTTTGATAATTATGAGGTATATAATCAAACACGTACGTCTAGGTCGAAAAACCTAgactattttttttgtttaaattcTTGTCCAATAATAATATGTACGTCTATTATGGGCATTTAACATACTTAAATAAGAttctataaaaaataaaataaaagggtgtgtattaagagatatatggtgtgtatttaaaacctCTCTTTTACAATATAGCGAAATACTATTTAGACCTTCATATTTTTCCTAAAATGCCCATAGTTCAATTGATTTAATAAAATGTTATTCATACCTCCAAAATTGTTGATTGGACCTCCTTTAATTTTGAACATTCGacaatgatattttttttattcaataagTCCTTAACTTTTGTCGAGATTCAAAGCCTGTTTGTTTTAGATTATAGtgcatcattaaatatatttatctCCAAGTTCTTTGATCTCATCATTAATCATGAATAATGCGGTAAAGCTGAAAAATAAGCTCAATGTAATTAGAAGCTAACAACCACAAAAATATAGTTAATCGAATGCGCGAGCATCATATTTTAGAAAATACATCAGTCATTGcctataaattatatattcttTCAAACATAAAAGTTTACTTAATCATCGATTGTAAATGATTCTGGATATATAATTTATGgactcattttttttatttctcttaatttatatttgtactcttaggggggggggggggggggggtgtattgtatatgaaattagtgagattttaaaaaaaatctatgtaATTCAAAAGTCCAGGTGTATTCAATATAGACTTTTAATTATCATTACAAGTCCAGGTGTATTCAATTAGGATTTTTAAAAGTCATTATGGAATCCATAAAAGTTTGGGGTATTCAATCTGGACTTTTAAAAATGAATAGAATTATGTAGGTATtcaaaaatatcattcatactCATGGAAATATAAATTCATGGAATCTCATGGACTTTATAGTGTTAATTATAAACAGCACAATCCAAAAATTTTCTAGCCTCTACACCAAATTTTTCATGGACTTTCTCATGGACTTTATCAATATTGTATTTAAAGGCGTTCATTCTCcaacatttttctttattttctttttgtttttttaccgAATTTTTTCTTACAACCTAATATGTTATGCCCATGTTTATTCTTATAATCCAAtgattgtttttcttattctttatgttatgttattaccgtgtatctttacacttaTTAATACTTTATTCTCATATGTGAACACATATTCAATGctaacaataaaaacaatgacgATAAAAAAAGTAcgtaagaagaaaagagaataataattatatcAATGTGTCATGAACACCGACTTCTTTAGCTTGAAACCTTCTGAACAATTTATTTACTTCCATTTTTTTAGTACTTATTTGTCGATAGATTAATTTTGAACGGttcattttaaattttcttaaataattgagattcactaatgactttgtatttttgtaatagacacaaccaataaatttacttagaaaaaaattatttctaAAATGCATTAATCTCCGTCCAATAACACCCACGAGGCGTCAGAGAACACCCATGTTTCTAGATACTTTGGACGCACTCGGGCACCCGAGAATGAAGCAAATTATCATGGAACCGTGGACTTGTAGTTTAGAGACATGATATGCATATTATTCAGTTACCATGCATTATTTTCAtaactaacaaaaaaaaagtagtttcaatttttttacgAGTACTGAGAAATCTATGAGAGTCGATCAATATCAATTATCTGGATTTGATGAATCAATAAAAGTCTGTAGATATCAGCCTAAAGTCTGTGGTTGAAATCAGTGATTTTGATAATTCTATGAAAGTTTGTATACTTTTTAAAGAGTCCGTGAAGTTTCTAAAAAGTctgtcaattaaaataaatcaacacaaatctatatacaatacaccccCTTAATATATTTTGGTCATTTCACATGCGTTGACTTTTTCAATattaatatgaaaaaaaaatgaggtttAGGTGTCAATTTGAgaagtatgaatagaagctaaCTTCCTATAAATAACTGCAGCTTCGGATCATGGATGCTAGGAGATGCACATCAATTTCACCATTTTTAATTCGattaactaaagcttgagagTCAGACTCCACAGACATAGTGAAGTAAAGACGCAAAGTGGATCTTATCATTGCTAGTACTACAAGtgataatatataatatatatttccagTTGGATTTGTTAGATATTAACATTTGACTGTAGGAGGTGCAGGAGTTCCATTGAGCTAGCGGGAATTACCTTTAAACATTAATGTTCATAGGACTTCACTTCTCCTAGATAACCGATTGACAGAATGACACTGATCCTTGACATGAGTCACATGACAAAATACAAATAGTTTTAGAGGATCAACCTGAGCAGTTTCAACACAAACACAACTGAATTTATCTCTAGATTGTGCCAGAGTTTGTCTACTTCAACAGGGTTAAACATACAGGCAACTCTTGACATAGTGACATTTTGGAGGTATTTCACAAGGAGCTCTTGAATTCCAGTCCATCTGGATTGTTGGCATAAGCTTTTCTGTTATGTATGAAATATACTATCATTTTGGGTTCACTTAGAGCGAACAAGCTTACATAACTGAAGCAAAAAGATATTTAGTATTTTCTTGTGCCACAAATTCTTAGATGTCAACTCCACATATAAACATAAGAAACCAACAGTATATATCAGGCTACGAAAATTGGAATAAATCCAAGACAAGCATAATGTGCTCATTTGATCACAGTGCATACAAAACCATTAAAGATCAAGGTTTTTCTGTTCTACATTCTCTGCCCCATGAGGCCATGAGCATACAAACATGGGTCTGATACAATTGGTATTTTCTTACACCCAGGAAAAGGAAAGATGATATCCATCTAGCTCCAACAGTTTGAACCTCCTCACTTGCATTCAGTCATGTCCTCTGCAGTTCAAACATTATTAGCACAAGCGGAGTGAAACCTGCTCAGAAAGCCTAAATGTTTCACCAGTAAGACCGACGAAAGTACCTGTTGCATTGGAAGGTATAGTTTAAATTCAGGAGGAAGTTCCTCCTCGGAGTACAAGCGGTCAGAGAAATATATCCTCCTCAGGCGGCAATTTGCATGAACCTGAACTCGCAATGTCTCCACATAGTTTGTTCCATAGGCTCTCCTGGTAAAATCAGCCAGATTAAACTGAATTTGATTCCAGCCCTCATCCATCCTCAGTGGCATGGTGCAGATATACGGCTTCACTCGGGTGCCAGCCtataaaagataaataaataagtaCTCAGTTTTAATATAATCCCTTTAATATTTCCAGAGCAGCATATAATTATCATGCAGAGCATATCAGccactgtttttatgattccaAACACAAGGATTGGTCAAAACAACAACACTTTACCATGATTAGTTGTTCTTGACCGTTATTTAACCCCATTATATCCGTGCAGATATCAACAAATCTCCCAGTAGTCCAACAGTTGTGTATACCATTCGCAGAAGAATATATAACAGCACCATGTTTAGACATTGAACCAAAGAGAAGAGATAACATATTATCACACTATTCCCAACAAGCAATCTACAAGAGTGATCTATGGTTTAGAATCTTGCACTGCTCATAATTAAATCATACTCTCACCAATGAGGTTTTAGGTTTCTTTTGTCCAACTTCTGAAGTGATACAGACAGCACAATCAGTAGTTACCAGAATCTCATttgaaacaccaaaaaaaaaaaaaggagagaaCAAGATAAAAGGCCATGTCAATGATGGACATCAATACAACAGGGACAAACTTACACACTTGAAAATTAGAAGCTCGAAAACGTCGCCTGACATTCTTATCATCCAGAACTTGAATCTCAAAAGTGAAATATTTCTTCAGATTCTTCACAATAATGACAAGGAACGGCAGTTTAATACTCAACGTTGCTGATGGATCTGCTGGGCACGTAATGTATGTGGACTGGATATTCGATCCAACAATTTCAAGGACATTGGATTGTATGTCTTCATCATGTGGTCTCTTTATATGGCCATCAACAACTGCTTGACATAAAATCAAACACATAAAATGTTACAACTAGGTGCAAACATCTTAAAGACAATGGTTGGAGTAGAATAATAAATCTTTTCACACTAGCACCAAATTCTATTGTAGTGTAAGAAGAACTAATGTCCTGTAGTCAGATATGAAATCATGTCTACAATTATCCAGAGTCTTTTGCCTCATTATTGAAGTAGACGAGGCATGATTACAAGTCTGAGTAATAAGTTATAACACATTAAGCAAACTCGCGACTCTCATAGTCTAACCTAGCAGATTTCCCACCCTGGTATCAATCTTAAGAAAGAgcaaaccttttttttttggttacaaaaGTGCAAACCATTTTAAACCTACAAATTCAAACCTATTTAAGATTCAAACTTATTTGAGAGACAAGACGATGAAACAAAAAGTACTTTTTATGacttgaaataaaaaaagcaTAACAGAAGTTGGTCAGAAGGTTGTTGGGGTTCACCTTCTTTGTCCCATATCTGCAAAGGTTTGCTCCTAATTACCACAAGAAAAAAGTACACAGCTTAAGTATCAAATCACAAGTACGATAAACGAAAACTGAAAAGACAAGAGCATAAGTCAAGGGAAATACCCGAGGCTGTAGAGAATGGACAGAAACCCAGATTGGAATGTGTTCTTGAACATTTTCAACTTCTTTTCTAGCCTCAAGCTGCAAATAAAGCCATTTACAAAATGAACAATTTGTATGATGAAAAAGAATACTGGTTTTTAAATTCAATAAGTTGGGTTTAAGATTAGACGATAGTCGGAACCCGATTACTTACCGCAAACTGCGATTGCAGAAGCCCTAGTTCCCAATTTGTTCCTTTCTAGGAAGAAAGAGGTCTTTCTTAATGCCCAAATCCTTTTTCTTTCGATCACCTTgctttgttatatatatatatatatatatatatatatatatatatatacagattttcggaggtccgcaccaatgattttggtgcggatttccatttttgtaCTACTTTTCGGtcgaatttcctcatctccaccgtctactatctagataatattgtgtagatcatctctgcaaaattgcAGCTAATTTGGTGATCGCTAAGGtcctcaaaatcgaaaaacaaatggacggactatattctgtcaaacatgaaccgttcatgtttttaacagaaaaacgcaattttgagtgtcttaacgatcaccaaattggctgaacttttgcagagatgatctacacaatattatctagatacgagacggtggagatgaggaaattcgatcgaaaagtggtgcaaaaattgaaatccgcaccaaaacagtggtgcggacctccgcagccaagacgggctatatatatatatatatattccatatccagatatatacagtccctatccagagtgaaccttcactatgaaattacagagtgaagttctaattttggcacacttttcggtcaaatattttcaccataagtgatttaatatttaggtatactattcaaaataatctctacaaaatttcatcaaattcggacattgctaaggtattgaaattaaattaaatgaaTGAACGAATTAAagttgttcaacgtgaaccgttagTGTAAATCTCGATTTTGAAATCTCAAACTAttgttaaattggatgaaattttgtagacatgatcttgaatagcatacatcaatattgaattacttatgatgaaaaaatttgaccgaaaagtgtgccaaaataaaaaacttcactctaaaatttcagagtgaaggtttACTCTGGAtaagaactatatatatatatatatatatatatatatacatatagtctctatccagagtgaagtttcactctgaaattacagagtgaagttccaatttcggcacacttttcggtcaaattttttcaccataagcgattcaatatttatgtatgttattcaagatcatctccacaaagtttcatccaattcggatatcgctaaggtattgaaattagattaaataaatgaatgaattaaaattgtttaacgtgaaccgttcgtgtaaatctcaattttgaaagctcaaaccattatcaaattggatgaaactttgtatagatgatcttgaataacatacctaaatattgaatcgcttatggtgaaaaaatttgaccgaaaagtatgccaaaattggaacttcactatgtaatttcagagtgaatcttcactctggatagagactgtatatatatatagtacttatccagagtgaagcttcactctgaaattacagagtaaagctccaattttagcacacttttcggtcaaattttttcaccataagcgattcaatatttaggtatgctattcaagatcatctctacaaagtttcatccaatttgacaatggtttgagctttcaaaattgagatttacacgaatggttcacgttgaacagttttaattcattcattgatttaatctaatttcaataccttaacgatgtccgaattagatgaaattttgtagagatgatcttgaatagcatacctaaatattgaatcacttatggtgaaaacatttgaccgaaaagtgtgccaaatgtggaacttcactctgtaatttcagagtgaagtttcactctggatagggaccgtatatatatatatatatatatatatatataacataagTAGGTCCATATCCTAGTTTAAGGTATCGATTTTCATTTTGACTAACTTTTCGattgagttttcacatctccaccgtccaatacCTAGGTTATAACATATAGattatctccacaaaatttcagtggatttcatgatcgttaaagtatcgaactaatcaaaaccaatggacgtATTGGATTTgccaaacatgaaccgttcatattttgagtagaaatcgaagttatgagtaACTTAACAGTTATGGAATccgctgaaattttgtggagaagATGTATACGTTATTACCTAGATATTTGACGGTGAAGATGTGAAAACGTGATcaaaaagttggtcaaaaatgaaaatccgtaccttaagctaagataagaACCTTCTAATGTGAAaacccttatatatatatatatatatacacacacacacacacatgacCATTCTACTAaggaatctttttttttttggatctttAAAGGGATAACTCACTTGACCAACTTCTTGATCACATTTcaacatctccaccgttcaacATTTAGAttctaatgtgtagatcacctCTGTAAAACTTCAGTCAAAATAGAGGTGTGTAAggcattcaaaattgagatttaaacGTATAAGCATGAACGGTTTAAGTTTGACAGATTTGGTGCATCCATTGCTTTCaccaagtttgataccttaacgatcaccatttTGATTGGAATTTCAAAGAGGTGATATACACATTAGACCCTAAAAGatgaacggtggagatgtgaaaatgtaatcgaaaagttggtgaaTGAGCTATCCCTTTAAAAGACCCCAAAAAAGGAATCCATTAGTGGAAGggctctatatatatacatataatctttttgtataatttgtaTTACTATTTTATCcctaaaaaaatcagaaaaaaggAAAGGAGTAAATCTTTAAAATTGCAAAATTTtagatgaaattgattatATATCGGGATCATCTAGTTGTACCTCCAATTTTACTATCTACACCtcctcaatttttttatatacgGACCATGTCAAATTTTTCCAATTCCAGTATATCATCGGTTAATCGCTTTCCATCAACTTATACACAAGCCAAAGAGTTATTAACAAGCTTGATTCTTGTTCAAGCTCTATATGACGATATATGGCTTTGTTAAAAATAGCTTGATCTCAAATTTAAGcacataaaaaacaaaaacaaaagttgGTTGggctataattaattaaaagccAGAGGAAAGTGATCGAAGAAGGcacaaaaccaaataaaaacctatTCACAATCAAACTACCATGAGTCCATATCGTAGTGTGCAAAACTTTGATAGCAAGAAAAACTAAACTGGGTTATCTTTTCAATCAGCAAGC
This genomic interval carries:
- the LOC126802748 gene encoding uncharacterized protein LOC126802748 produces the protein MFKNTFQSGFLSILYSLGSKPLQIWDKEVVDGHIKRPHDEDIQSNVLEIVGSNIQSTYITCPADPSATLSIKLPFLVIIVKNLKKYFTFEIQVLDDKNVRRRFRASNFQAGTRVKPYICTMPLRMDEGWNQIQFNLADFTRRAYGTNYVETLRVQVHANCRLRRIYFSDRLYSEEELPPEFKLYLPMQQRT